In the Chlorobium limicola DSM 245 genome, one interval contains:
- a CDS encoding HIT family protein: MQRMYSPWREVYMQSFKDVKSAIKEEKSVFSDIPPEEDEERFVLHRGKTCFIIMNLYPYNCGHLMVIPYFQTPDFTDLDSETKLEIMDLTDLCIKALKQTLKPQGFNFGANLGRVAGGSVDTHIHFHIVPRWEGDTNFMPVLADAKVLSNDMKTTYSNLKKAIAALVEAEKP, encoded by the coding sequence ATGCAGAGAATGTACTCACCGTGGCGTGAAGTCTACATGCAGTCCTTCAAGGATGTAAAATCTGCCATCAAGGAAGAGAAATCGGTTTTTTCCGATATTCCCCCGGAAGAGGATGAAGAGCGTTTTGTGCTTCACCGCGGTAAAACCTGTTTCATCATCATGAACCTCTACCCGTACAACTGCGGGCATCTCATGGTGATTCCCTACTTTCAGACACCCGATTTCACGGATCTCGACAGCGAGACAAAGCTGGAAATCATGGATCTAACCGATCTCTGCATCAAAGCCCTCAAACAGACTCTCAAACCACAGGGGTTCAATTTCGGAGCCAATCTCGGTCGAGTTGCCGGAGGAAGCGTTGATACCCACATCCACTTTCATATCGTGCCGAGATGGGAGGGAGACACCAACTTCATGCCGGTGCTTGCCGATGCCAAAGTGCTCAGCAACGACATGAAAACCACCTACAGCAACCTGAAAAAAGCCATCGCGGCTCTTGTAGAAGCAGAAAAGCCCTAA
- a CDS encoding NADH-quinone oxidoreductase subunit B, whose product MGLLDAGITKHNVVVTSVDNVLNWARLSSLWPMGFGLACCAIEMMATNASNYDLERFGIFPRSSPRQSDLMIVAGTVTMKMAERVVRLYEQMPEPRYVLSMGSCSNCGGPYWEHGYHVLKGVDRVIPVDVYVPGCPPRPESLIGGLMKVQELIRMEQIGLSRADALKKLAEKSIDPQSVIEQHRQVARA is encoded by the coding sequence ATGGGTTTACTTGATGCCGGTATAACGAAGCATAATGTTGTGGTGACTTCCGTTGACAACGTCCTGAACTGGGCAAGGTTGTCGTCGTTGTGGCCTATGGGTTTCGGTCTTGCCTGCTGTGCTATCGAGATGATGGCGACCAACGCATCAAACTACGATCTCGAACGCTTCGGCATTTTCCCCCGCTCCTCGCCCCGTCAGTCAGATCTGATGATCGTTGCCGGAACGGTAACGATGAAAATGGCTGAGCGGGTGGTCAGGTTGTACGAGCAGATGCCCGAGCCTCGTTATGTGCTCTCCATGGGAAGTTGCTCGAATTGCGGCGGCCCTTACTGGGAACATGGCTATCACGTCCTGAAAGGGGTGGACAGGGTTATTCCGGTCGATGTCTATGTGCCGGGATGTCCGCCGAGGCCGGAATCACTTATCGGAGGGCTCATGAAAGTACAGGAGCTTATCCGTATGGAGCAGATCGGACTTTCAAGAGCGGATGCACTGAAGAAGCTGGCCGAAAAAAGCATCGATCCGCAATCGGTTATCGAACAGCACCGCCAGGTTGCCCGTGCCTAA
- a CDS encoding replication-associated recombination protein A, translating into MSGPDLFQPDLFGLPNPETVSTPEQYKPLAERVRPRTLDDLSGQAHLVGKDGPLRSFLESGRLPSMILWGPPGSGKTTLAEICATSLHYRFEQLSAIDAGVKEVRKALDGARQARRSGQRTILFIDEIHRFNKAQQDTLLHAIEQGLITLIGATTENPSFEVNGALLSRMQVYILQPLSEQDIEAVIRRAVACDVIMKEKRLVLEDPAFVLQFAGGDARKALNAVEAAAALVPLESSEVVLTRELLERALQHKAPHYDKGAEAHYDTISAFIKSMRGSDPDAALFWLARMIEGGEDPLFIARRMVIFASEDIGNADPFALSLAVSVFQAVQMIGLPEARINLAQGVTYLAGSPKSNASYEGINEAMRAAKAFQDAGVPLHLRNAPTTLMKTVGYGEGYRYPHQYPGHFVEQHYFPEGVPTQLFYRPSDSGREKAIDERLRGLWRGRYPA; encoded by the coding sequence ATGAGTGGCCCCGATCTTTTTCAGCCCGATCTGTTCGGGTTGCCGAATCCCGAAACGGTAAGCACTCCTGAACAGTATAAACCGCTTGCCGAGCGGGTACGTCCTCGAACGCTCGACGATCTTTCAGGTCAGGCACATCTTGTCGGGAAGGATGGCCCCCTGCGCAGTTTTCTTGAAAGCGGCAGGCTTCCTTCGATGATTTTATGGGGTCCTCCGGGTTCCGGTAAAACCACTCTTGCCGAAATCTGCGCAACCTCGTTGCATTATCGCTTCGAACAGCTTTCGGCCATCGATGCCGGGGTCAAGGAGGTGAGAAAAGCGCTCGATGGCGCTCGACAGGCCCGGCGTTCAGGTCAGCGAACCATTCTCTTTATCGATGAAATTCACCGTTTCAACAAGGCGCAGCAGGATACGCTGCTGCATGCCATCGAGCAGGGCTTGATTACTCTCATTGGCGCGACAACCGAGAACCCCTCTTTCGAGGTCAATGGAGCGCTGCTCAGCAGAATGCAGGTCTATATACTTCAACCGCTTTCAGAACAGGATATCGAGGCGGTGATCCGGCGGGCCGTGGCTTGTGATGTCATCATGAAGGAAAAGCGGCTGGTGCTTGAAGACCCCGCTTTTGTTCTGCAGTTTGCCGGTGGCGATGCCCGCAAGGCACTCAATGCCGTAGAAGCAGCCGCAGCGCTCGTGCCTTTGGAGAGCAGTGAGGTTGTGCTGACACGCGAACTGCTTGAACGGGCACTGCAGCATAAGGCGCCTCATTACGATAAAGGTGCAGAAGCACACTACGATACCATATCGGCTTTTATCAAATCCATGAGAGGGAGTGACCCGGATGCGGCCCTGTTCTGGCTTGCGAGAATGATCGAAGGGGGTGAAGATCCGCTTTTCATTGCCCGTCGGATGGTGATTTTTGCCAGTGAGGATATCGGTAACGCCGATCCGTTTGCACTCTCTCTGGCGGTTTCGGTGTTTCAGGCGGTGCAGATGATCGGTCTGCCCGAAGCCCGGATCAATCTTGCCCAGGGGGTGACCTATCTTGCGGGATCTCCGAAATCAAATGCAAGCTATGAGGGTATCAACGAGGCCATGCGGGCAGCGAAAGCCTTTCAGGACGCAGGTGTGCCGCTCCATCTGCGTAATGCGCCGACCACGCTTATGAAAACAGTCGGATATGGCGAGGGGTACCGTTACCCTCACCAGTATCCGGGACATTTTGTCGAACAGCACTATTTCCCCGAAGGAGTGCCGACACAGCTTTTTTACCGACCCTCCGATTCAGGTCGCGAAAAGGCCATTGACGAAAGGTTGCGGGGGTTATGGCGGGGACGTTACCCGGCATGA
- a CDS encoding ferrochelatase, whose translation MVDRVVRKKRYAVIIVTYGEVEKLTLRNLWPSSRRILKVITSQIVKVPKILVYFIADFRSTRHFINWRLNGYRSRLLSINRAQTKAVSHCLSESCDPVFDVVDVAVIDAYYFVPPYLETVLKEQQSQCDGVVLVPMIPVESAFSCGVACRMIADEFSENRYSRIRLLNKLWRDPELHRIYVDYLFSKVDAGIKVDGAGKIGLVLVIHGTLVRDRAGNPPKVFTGLDETGLFFDMMKNRIMADSRNMFSDVRQGCMNHSAGGEWTSETVQKALAAFHEEGIDNVVMFPYGFFADNSETEYEARKELTRSGFTRVQYVPCINESQPFACWLARRITSEMQTLYSIQQTFESMG comes from the coding sequence ATGGTGGATAGGGTTGTGAGAAAAAAACGATATGCCGTTATTATCGTTACATATGGAGAGGTCGAGAAGCTGACGCTGAGAAATCTCTGGCCGAGCTCGAGAAGAATTCTCAAGGTGATAACCAGCCAGATCGTGAAGGTTCCTAAAATACTGGTTTATTTTATTGCCGATTTTCGTTCGACCAGGCATTTCATCAACTGGCGACTGAACGGCTACCGTTCCAGGCTGCTTTCGATCAACAGGGCTCAGACCAAAGCTGTTTCACATTGTTTATCGGAAAGCTGCGATCCGGTTTTCGATGTTGTCGATGTTGCGGTTATCGATGCATATTATTTTGTGCCGCCCTATCTTGAAACGGTCTTGAAAGAGCAGCAGTCGCAGTGCGACGGAGTTGTGCTTGTGCCTATGATTCCCGTTGAATCGGCGTTTTCCTGCGGTGTCGCCTGCAGGATGATTGCCGACGAGTTCAGTGAAAACCGTTATTCACGCATACGGCTTCTCAACAAGCTGTGGCGCGACCCGGAGTTGCACCGGATCTATGTCGATTATCTTTTCAGCAAGGTCGATGCAGGTATAAAGGTGGATGGTGCGGGAAAGATCGGCCTTGTGCTGGTTATCCACGGAACGCTTGTTCGAGATCGGGCGGGCAATCCTCCGAAGGTGTTTACCGGACTTGATGAGACCGGTCTGTTTTTTGATATGATGAAAAACCGGATTATGGCCGATTCGCGGAATATGTTCAGTGACGTACGGCAGGGTTGCATGAACCATTCGGCAGGAGGGGAGTGGACATCGGAAACCGTGCAGAAGGCGCTTGCGGCTTTTCATGAGGAGGGTATCGATAATGTGGTGATGTTTCCCTACGGTTTTTTTGCCGATAACAGTGAAACCGAGTACGAAGCCCGTAAAGAGCTTACCCGGTCGGGTTTCACAAGGGTGCAGTATGTTCCGTGCATCAATGAATCACAGCCATTCGCCTGCTGGCTTGCCCGGCGGATTACCAGTGAAATGCAAACGCTTTACAGCATTCAGCAGACTTTCGAGAGCATGGGCTGA
- a CDS encoding NADH-quinone oxidoreductase subunit C, which yields MAETEEGKGLSQSLQQSAAAYAVIREQFADAISDFDANETMPFFEVIETEKWPDIALFMRDHPKLKFNYLACLSGVDYPAEEKLGIVCNVESLGAFGHRIAVKVKCSREGGSIPTAAYVWHTANWHEREAYDMFGMQFAGHPDPRRILCPEDWEGFPLRKDYKVQESYHGIKVPY from the coding sequence ATGGCAGAAACAGAAGAAGGAAAGGGGTTGTCCCAGTCGTTACAGCAGAGCGCGGCTGCATATGCGGTCATACGGGAGCAGTTTGCCGATGCGATTTCGGATTTTGACGCCAATGAGACCATGCCGTTTTTCGAAGTGATCGAAACAGAAAAATGGCCTGATATTGCGCTTTTCATGCGTGATCATCCGAAGTTGAAGTTCAACTATCTGGCATGCCTTTCCGGTGTCGATTATCCGGCAGAAGAGAAGCTTGGCATAGTCTGCAATGTCGAGTCGCTTGGTGCTTTCGGTCACAGGATCGCAGTCAAGGTCAAGTGTTCCCGTGAGGGAGGTTCGATTCCTACAGCGGCATATGTCTGGCATACGGCAAACTGGCATGAACGTGAGGCTTACGACATGTTCGGCATGCAGTTCGCCGGTCACCCCGATCCTCGCAGGATTCTCTGCCCGGAAGACTGGGAAGGGTTTCCGCTTCGCAAGGATTACAAGGTGCAGGAGAGCTATCATGGGATCAAGGTACCGTATTAA
- a CDS encoding tetratricopeptide repeat protein, whose translation MILNEIERFEAELRESPDDFRKQYDLALCYLQHERNSQALELLDRMLDNGRRDAQAYYARAVAYLSMNNYRKAGCDFLRTIALDPDFLEAYKHLGFIQLTLGREEAALKTLKNALEKDPAHSGLYCVLGDVYLDIGEPEKAKDAFEKAFELAPEDAEPHCKLAMYYVSKGDMKGLKREYDILKDLDAVMAEQIGTLFFQPL comes from the coding sequence ATGATCTTGAACGAGATAGAAAGATTTGAGGCCGAACTTCGTGAAAGTCCTGATGATTTCCGGAAACAGTATGATCTTGCGCTCTGCTATCTTCAGCATGAACGCAACAGCCAGGCGCTGGAGCTTCTCGACAGGATGCTCGATAACGGGCGCCGTGATGCACAGGCCTACTATGCCAGAGCTGTAGCCTATCTATCCATGAACAACTATCGGAAAGCCGGGTGCGATTTTCTCAGAACCATCGCACTCGATCCTGATTTTCTTGAGGCGTACAAGCATCTGGGGTTCATACAGCTTACTCTCGGCAGGGAAGAGGCTGCGCTCAAAACCCTGAAAAACGCCCTTGAAAAAGATCCTGCCCATTCAGGTCTTTACTGCGTGCTTGGGGATGTCTATCTCGATATCGGTGAGCCCGAAAAGGCGAAAGACGCGTTCGAGAAAGCGTTCGAACTTGCCCCGGAAGATGCGGAGCCGCACTGCAAGCTTGCCATGTACTATGTATCGAAAGGAGATATGAAAGGACTGAAAAGAGAGTATGATATTCTCAAGGATCTTGACGCTGTGATGGCGGAGCAGATCGGAACCCTGTTTTTCCAGCCGTTATGA
- a CDS encoding TolC family protein codes for MKRFVLPVLAVFFFFVPAVIESAPVAAVGDSGRYVLTLDDAVHLGLSRSRSLEIARLDREMAGQKIRETWADVLPQISTSFTYTRSLKPTVLFFPNVFSGGDPTQFTPLEISADNSASVTLDLRQKIFDGAAIAGIRAASVVRKISSEAYRNTESAVVAGIKQAYFDALISRDRLKLIRQSIERWELAQKDTRAMFRQGVAADIDTLQAFLSVENLRPDLIQAENMVGISMTKLKNAMGVAAESDVTLSGRLEVSPASYPADIASAYREALESRPDLRQLELQVEAEDEKVFSARSERFPVLSAFGQLETQTAFSDDVSLADSNWPVSSSVGLQVSMPIFTGFRISARVEQARIARLQVIARYADLKANIRTEVEVSLSAFREAQKRIEVQSKTISVAERSYRISQLRFREGIGSRLELSDAELQLNKAKTNYLQSVYDYMMASVQLDRTLGRSGVMVPVKG; via the coding sequence ATGAAGAGGTTTGTACTGCCGGTTCTTGCTGTTTTCTTTTTTTTCGTACCAGCGGTTATCGAGTCCGCTCCGGTCGCCGCCGTTGGTGATAGCGGCAGATATGTTCTTACGCTTGACGATGCCGTCCATCTTGGCTTGAGCAGGAGCCGCTCGCTTGAAATTGCCCGTCTCGATCGTGAGATGGCCGGGCAGAAAATCAGGGAGACCTGGGCAGATGTCCTGCCCCAGATTTCCACCAGTTTTACCTACACCCGTTCGCTGAAGCCGACGGTACTTTTTTTCCCGAATGTTTTTTCCGGAGGGGATCCCACTCAGTTCACTCCTCTTGAAATCAGCGCGGACAATTCTGCATCGGTAACGCTCGATTTGCGGCAGAAGATTTTTGATGGAGCGGCCATTGCCGGCATCAGGGCAGCTTCGGTTGTACGTAAAATAAGCAGCGAGGCCTATCGGAACACCGAGTCTGCGGTTGTTGCCGGAATTAAGCAGGCTTATTTCGATGCATTGATTTCCAGAGACCGCCTTAAGCTCATCCGCCAGAGCATCGAGCGCTGGGAGCTTGCCCAAAAGGATACGCGGGCGATGTTCCGCCAGGGAGTTGCTGCCGATATCGATACTTTGCAGGCCTTTCTGTCGGTTGAAAACCTTCGTCCCGATCTGATACAGGCAGAGAATATGGTAGGTATAAGTATGACGAAGCTGAAGAACGCTATGGGTGTCGCTGCGGAAAGTGACGTGACGCTTTCAGGACGGCTTGAGGTTTCGCCTGCATCCTATCCGGCCGATATAGCTTCAGCATACCGTGAGGCACTTGAATCGAGGCCGGATCTCAGGCAGCTCGAACTTCAGGTCGAGGCCGAGGATGAAAAGGTCTTTTCCGCACGGTCGGAACGATTTCCTGTTTTGTCGGCCTTTGGCCAGCTTGAAACCCAGACGGCATTCAGCGACGATGTAAGTCTTGCCGATTCGAACTGGCCAGTCTCCTCTTCAGTAGGTCTGCAGGTGAGTATGCCGATTTTTACCGGGTTCAGGATCAGCGCTCGCGTGGAGCAGGCCAGGATAGCCCGTTTGCAGGTCATTGCCCGTTATGCGGATCTCAAGGCGAACATCAGAACCGAGGTTGAGGTGAGTCTTTCGGCCTTCCGGGAAGCTCAGAAGCGAATTGAAGTGCAGTCGAAAACCATCAGCGTTGCTGAACGCAGTTACCGGATTTCCCAGCTCCGGTTTCGCGAAGGTATCGGTTCGCGCCTTGAACTGAGCGACGCGGAACTGCAGCTGAACAAGGCTAAAACCAACTATCTTCAGTCGGTATATGATTATATGATGGCCAGCGTGCAGCTTGACAGGACATTGGGGCGTTCAGGAGTGATGGTTCCGGTCAAAGGTTAA
- a CDS encoding riboflavin synthase — protein MFTGIVKGIGSVSGVNRRNGGLRLRVHYAEKDEFSALAIDESVSVNGACQTVVAVGEGWFEVDTVEETLAKTTLGSLRNGSAVNLERAIRPIDRLGGHFVLGHVDCVGEVNDVRELGTSREIWISYPGEFDPFIVSAGSITIDGISLTVARLGEASFAVAIIPFTFLHTTINALLSGSRVNLEFDILGKYVARQLSPGSGASSAPVSRISIEWLTQNGF, from the coding sequence ATGTTTACGGGAATAGTCAAGGGTATAGGTTCTGTCAGCGGAGTCAACCGGCGCAACGGCGGGTTGCGCCTGCGGGTGCATTATGCGGAAAAAGATGAGTTCAGCGCTCTTGCTATCGATGAGAGCGTCAGCGTAAACGGAGCCTGCCAGACGGTTGTGGCTGTCGGTGAGGGGTGGTTTGAGGTCGATACGGTTGAGGAAACACTGGCAAAAACCACACTCGGTTCACTCCGCAACGGTTCTGCAGTCAATCTTGAACGAGCCATCAGGCCCATTGACCGTCTTGGCGGTCATTTCGTGCTTGGCCATGTCGATTGCGTCGGCGAGGTGAACGATGTGCGTGAACTTGGCACAAGCCGGGAGATATGGATATCCTATCCGGGTGAGTTCGATCCGTTTATCGTTTCCGCCGGTTCGATTACCATCGACGGTATCAGCCTGACGGTTGCCCGGCTTGGCGAGGCTTCGTTTGCCGTGGCGATAATTCCTTTTACTTTTTTGCATACCACCATCAACGCCCTGCTTTCAGGGAGCAGGGTGAATCTTGAGTTCGATATTCTCGGAAAATATGTGGCTCGTCAGCTCTCGCCGGGATCAGGGGCTTCTTCCGCTCCGGTTTCGCGTATCAGCATCGAGTGGCTCACTCAGAACGGTTTTTAG
- a CDS encoding NADH-quinone oxidoreductase subunit A produces MDQTLSGFGNVFVFLALGIVFVAGGYLTARMLRPSRPNPEKNSTYECGEEAVGSAWVKFNIRFYVVALIFIIFDVEVVFLYPWATVFKQLGEFALFEALVFAGILILGLAYAWVKGDLDWVRPTPNIPKMPELPAGKPDGSRG; encoded by the coding sequence ATGGATCAGACGCTGAGTGGTTTCGGAAATGTCTTTGTTTTTCTTGCTCTCGGTATTGTTTTTGTAGCGGGAGGATACCTCACGGCCAGAATGCTTCGCCCCAGCAGGCCGAATCCCGAAAAGAATTCTACATACGAATGCGGCGAAGAGGCAGTGGGCAGTGCATGGGTGAAGTTCAATATCAGATTTTACGTTGTAGCTCTTATCTTTATCATTTTCGACGTCGAGGTTGTTTTTCTCTACCCCTGGGCAACCGTTTTCAAGCAGCTTGGCGAATTCGCGCTTTTTGAGGCCCTTGTTTTTGCGGGTATTCTGATCCTCGGACTTGCCTATGCCTGGGTCAAGGGCGATCTTGACTGGGTTCGTCCTACTCCCAATATTCCGAAAATGCCTGAACTGCCTGCCGGTAAGCCTGACGGCAGCCGCGGCTGA
- a CDS encoding alpha-amylase family glycosyl hydrolase, giving the protein MSDNPVFTEKRPVERTLREIDFSELVKGKQFYPSPASWEDEVLYFLFLDRFSDGLESGGFASLDGMPVEGNDSGRTTLLFSPQTDAGTADRDAWFEAGRNWCGGTIAGMKDKLGYLKRLGITSVWVSPVFRQVTGSGDYHGYGIQNFLDVDPHFGTREELRDFVAAAHQSGIRVILDIIINHAGDVFAYEGNAQYTYQDGCEWPVQGYRRHSGDPGSLPFGRMDFENTDGAVWPVELQDESTWSKHGEIRNWDCFPEFLDGDFCTLKDVHLGDAPKDPALAWDLQRRIREFRPSNALRHLTEIYQFWIAYADIDGYRLDTVKHMEPGAVRYFATAVHEFAISAGKENFYIIGEITGGRSYAASILDSTGLDAALGINDIPDKLEFMVKGWRSPGNPDTDEQEGYFDLFRNSLLDNKHTRQWYGKHIVTMFDDHDQVGVRHKFRFAGDDFRSELLLPVVLGLNLASAGIPCIYYGTEQAFNGADHRRDDDSYSDVFLRECMFGGPFGSRQSVGRHFFNESHPVYRFIRDVTALRHDHIELRRGRQYLRQVSATGFDGDFYYPQPMNGQLHWIIAWSRIFAQRELLCAVNTDTDNGLTVFVVVDSSIHPPGSSMQCLYTTADDFQHHAVTVEARQGSSIRITVPAGGFVVYG; this is encoded by the coding sequence ATGTCGGATAATCCTGTATTTACAGAAAAACGGCCTGTCGAACGCACTCTCAGGGAGATTGATTTTTCAGAACTTGTCAAAGGAAAACAGTTTTATCCTTCCCCGGCTTCGTGGGAGGATGAGGTGCTTTATTTTCTTTTTCTCGACCGTTTTTCTGACGGCCTTGAATCCGGCGGTTTTGCATCTCTTGACGGAATGCCGGTTGAAGGAAACGATTCAGGCAGAACGACGTTGCTTTTTTCACCGCAGACCGATGCCGGAACAGCTGACCGGGATGCGTGGTTTGAAGCGGGAAGAAACTGGTGCGGCGGAACTATTGCAGGCATGAAGGATAAACTGGGTTATCTGAAACGACTCGGAATTACGTCCGTATGGGTCAGTCCGGTGTTCAGGCAGGTTACGGGGAGCGGCGATTATCATGGTTACGGAATCCAGAATTTTCTCGATGTCGATCCGCATTTCGGAACAAGGGAAGAGCTGAGGGATTTTGTTGCCGCTGCGCATCAGTCCGGCATCAGGGTTATTCTTGATATTATCATCAATCATGCGGGTGATGTGTTCGCTTATGAGGGCAATGCGCAGTATACCTATCAGGATGGATGTGAATGGCCAGTGCAGGGATACCGCCGGCACAGCGGTGATCCGGGAAGCCTGCCGTTCGGCAGGATGGATTTCGAAAATACCGATGGAGCTGTCTGGCCGGTGGAACTGCAGGACGAGAGTACCTGGTCAAAGCATGGCGAAATCAGGAACTGGGACTGTTTTCCGGAATTTCTCGACGGAGATTTCTGTACCCTCAAGGATGTCCATCTCGGCGATGCCCCTAAAGATCCTGCCCTGGCCTGGGATCTGCAGCGTCGTATTCGCGAGTTCAGACCTTCGAATGCGCTCAGGCATCTTACGGAGATCTATCAGTTCTGGATTGCCTATGCCGATATTGACGGGTATCGGCTTGATACGGTCAAACATATGGAGCCTGGAGCAGTACGGTATTTTGCAACTGCCGTGCATGAGTTTGCCATTTCGGCAGGCAAGGAAAATTTCTATATCATCGGCGAGATTACCGGAGGACGCTCCTATGCGGCATCTATTCTCGACAGCACAGGTCTCGATGCCGCACTGGGCATCAACGACATTCCCGATAAGCTGGAGTTCATGGTGAAAGGGTGGCGCAGTCCCGGCAATCCCGATACCGATGAGCAGGAAGGGTATTTCGATCTTTTTCGCAACAGTCTGCTCGACAACAAGCATACCCGGCAGTGGTACGGCAAGCATATCGTCACCATGTTCGACGATCACGACCAGGTTGGAGTCAGGCACAAGTTCCGTTTTGCGGGCGATGATTTCCGAAGCGAACTGCTTCTGCCGGTTGTGCTTGGCCTGAACCTCGCTTCAGCAGGGATTCCCTGTATTTATTATGGAACCGAGCAGGCGTTCAACGGTGCCGATCATCGTCGGGATGACGACTCGTACAGCGACGTTTTTCTGCGTGAGTGCATGTTCGGCGGACCATTCGGTTCGAGGCAGAGTGTCGGCAGACATTTTTTCAACGAATCGCATCCGGTTTACCGGTTTATCCGCGATGTGACCGCGTTACGTCATGATCATATCGAGTTGAGGCGTGGGCGGCAGTACCTGCGTCAGGTTTCTGCTACGGGTTTCGATGGTGATTTTTACTATCCGCAGCCGATGAACGGTCAATTGCACTGGATTATCGCCTGGTCCCGCATTTTTGCACAGAGGGAGCTGCTTTGTGCCGTCAATACCGATACGGATAACGGGTTGACTGTTTTCGTCGTGGTTGACAGTTCGATACATCCTCCCGGCTCCTCCATGCAGTGTCTTTATACAACCGCAGATGATTTTCAGCATCATGCCGTTACGGTGGAAGCGAGGCAGGGTTCTTCGATTCGAATTACGGTTCCGGCTGGAGGTTTTGTGGTGTACGGATGA
- a CDS encoding class I SAM-dependent methyltransferase, translated as METLPCPICGLKSFESYIEVPDRFNAAARWKIVRSPSSGFIMLNPRPDASEIAGYYHEGPEGSYDPHLHKCSAASTEARLYLKVRSLLLNRKSSMVLDGAQKAPAECRILEIGCSTGDLLNYLHQKKGIPAENLSGIETDPNAASAAETHSGISIFRNGIHELNRQGTFDRIVFWHALEHLHDLNGILGECSWRLNSDGIMVVALPNPESRDARHYRENWVAWDAPRHLWHFTPATLGTLLERHELEIFRTGFWLPDTLYNCWHSEKLIANLENRTFGLREITETLLQTSLGIASSLFSLRNASSIVYYIRRKERI; from the coding sequence ATGGAAACCCTTCCATGCCCGATCTGCGGCTTAAAGAGTTTCGAATCCTATATCGAAGTTCCCGACCGTTTCAACGCAGCAGCCAGATGGAAGATCGTCCGATCCCCTTCATCCGGCTTCATCATGCTTAATCCTCGACCCGATGCATCCGAAATAGCCGGCTACTACCATGAAGGTCCCGAAGGCTCGTACGATCCGCACCTTCACAAATGCAGCGCTGCATCGACGGAAGCGCGGCTCTACCTGAAAGTCAGAAGCCTTCTGCTGAATCGAAAATCCTCGATGGTGCTCGACGGTGCACAAAAAGCCCCGGCCGAGTGCAGAATACTTGAAATCGGCTGTTCAACCGGTGATCTCCTGAACTACCTGCATCAGAAAAAAGGGATTCCTGCTGAAAATCTGTCCGGTATTGAAACCGATCCGAACGCAGCCTCAGCTGCGGAAACTCATAGCGGAATAAGCATATTCCGAAACGGAATCCATGAACTGAACCGGCAGGGCACGTTCGACAGAATTGTTTTCTGGCACGCACTTGAACATCTGCACGACCTCAACGGGATACTGGGGGAGTGTTCCTGGAGGCTCAACAGCGACGGGATCATGGTCGTCGCTCTGCCGAACCCGGAGAGCCGCGATGCCCGGCACTATCGAGAAAACTGGGTAGCCTGGGACGCTCCTCGCCATCTCTGGCACTTCACCCCCGCAACCCTCGGCACGCTGCTTGAACGGCATGAATTGGAGATTTTCAGAACGGGTTTCTGGCTGCCCGACACACTCTACAACTGCTGGCACAGCGAAAAACTGATTGCGAATCTCGAAAACCGTACTTTCGGGCTTCGGGAAATAACCGAAACGCTCCTGCAGACAAGCCTCGGCATTGCCTCCTCACTCTTCAGCCTCAGGAATGCATCATCCATTGTCTATTATATCCGCCGAAAAGAACGAATTTAA